From the genome of Desulfovibrio sp. JY:
GACGACGTGCCGGCCAATATCCGCATCCTGGCCGAATTTCTGCGCGACGGGCACGACATCCGCGTGGCCACCCGGGGGGCGGACGCCCTGGACCTGGCCAGGCGCCTTCCTCCGGACATCATCCTGCTCGACGTCGTCATGCCCGACATGGACGGCTACGAGGTCTGCCGCCGCTTGAAGGCCGATCCGGCCACGGCCGAAATCCCGATCATCTTCGTCACCGCCAAGTTCGCCCCCGAGGACGAGGCCTACGGACTCTCGCTCGGCGCCGTGGACTACATCGTCAAGCCGGCCAGCCCGGCCGTGGTGCGGGCACGGGTCAAAAACCACCTGGAACTGCGCGCGGCCAGGGAGACGCTGGCCCGACAAAACGCGGCCCTGACCGAGGCGGCCAAGTTGCGCGAGGACGTGGACCGCATCATGCGCCACGACCTCAAGGCGCCGCTGACCGGCATCATCGGCCTGCCGCCGCTTATCCTGAACGAGGGGAATCTCAGCGACACCCAGGCCATGTTCGTGCATCTGATCGAGGAAAGCGGCCTCAAGATGCTGTCCATGATCAACCAGTCCCTGGACCTGTTCAAGATGGAGCGCGGGGCGTATGTGCTGCGGGCCGAATCCATGGACGCGGCGGCGGTGGTGCGGCGTCTTTTCGCGGAGATGGCGACCTTTGCCGGGTACAAGCGCAACGTGCTGGCCCTGACCGTCGTCGGGCGGCCGGACGACGGCAAAATGCCGGTCAGGCTCACGGCCGAGCGGCTCCTTTTCTACACCATGCTGGCCAATTGCCTGAAAAACGCGCTGGAAGCCTCGCCCGAGGAGGGTGTGGTCACGGTCGACCTGCGCCCCGGCGATCCGGCCGCTATAACCGTGACCAACCAGGGCGTGGTGCCGGCGGACATGCGGGGATGCTTTTTCACGAAGTACGCCACCTCGGGCAAACGGGACGGCACCGGACTCGGAACCTACTCCGCGCGGCTCATCGCCGAAGCCCACGGCGGAACCGTGCGCATGGAAACCTCCGACGCCACCGGCACAACTACGGTCACGATATTTTTACCTCAAGGGGAATGTGCGAGAGGGGAAACCCTTTAAAAAGGGTTGTCCCCTCTCGCGCTCTCCCTTTCCTAAATTTTATAACTTGATGCATTGCTATCGATAACACACCGTCACCATTAAAAGTCTTTTGAAAGGGGGTCCGGGGGGAAACTTTTCTTCAGAAAAGTTTCCCCCCGGCTTCCTCCTCCTCCCGCAGCATGCGCCGCAGGATCTTGCCGCTTTGCGTGCGGGGCAGGGATTCGCGTAGCGCGACCGCCCGCACGATGACGATGGGGCCGAGTTCGCGGCGCACGTGGGCGCGCAGATCCGAGGCGAAGGCGTCGGCGTCGGCGTAGGCCTCCTGCCACTGGGGGGAGGGCACCACGAAGGCCTTGGCCACCTCGCCCTTGATTTTGTCCGGCAGTCCGATCACCGCCGCCTCGATGACGAAGCGGTGGGACGTGAGCGCCGCCTCCACCTCGGCCGTGCCGATGCGGTGCCCGGCGATGTTGAGCACGTCGTCGGCCCGGCCCTGGATCCAGAAATAGCCGTCCTCGTCGCGCCGGGCCACGTCGCCGGCGAAATAGACGCCTGGGATCTTGTTCCAGTAGGCGTCGGCGTAACCGGCCTCGTCGCCGGCCAGGCCGGTGAGCATGCCGGGCCAGGGTTTTTTGAGGACCAGAAAACCGCCCTGGCCGGGAGGCACGGACCGGCCGTCCTGGTCCACCACGTCGGCCGCGACGCCGGGCAGGGCCTTGCCCACGGAACCGGGCTTGAGCAGGGAAATCGGCATGGGCGAGAGCATGGCCATGCCCGTTTCGGTCTGCCACCAGGTGTCGAGGACCGGGCAGTTGGAGCGGCCGATGTGCTTGTAAAGCCACATCCAGGCGTCGGGACCGAGGGGCTCGCCCACGCTGCCGAGCAGGCGCAGCGTCGAGAGGTCGCGTTTCTTGGGATACTGCGGCCCGTAGCGCATGAGCATGCGGACAAGGGTCGGCGTGGCGTAGAAGATGGTGGCCCCGTAGCGCTCGATGATGGCCGGCAGGCGGTCGGCCTGGGGGTAGAGGGGGTGGCCTTCGTAGAGGATGACCGTGGCCCCGGTCAGGAACGGTCCGTAGACGCCGTAGGTATGGCCGGTGATCCAGCCCGGGTCGGCGGTGCAGAAGTGGATGTCGGTCGGCTTGACGTCGAAGACGGTGCGGAAGGTGTGGTGCGCGCCGACCATGTAGCCGCCGTGGCTGTGCACCACGGACTTGGGCTTGCCCGTGGCCCCGGAGGTGGGCAGCCAGAAAAGCGGTTCCCCGGCTTCCATGATTTCGGTCGCCGCCTCGGGCGATTCCTGGCGCAGCAGGTCGTGGTAATAGAGGTCCCGGGGCTCCTGCATGTCGATGTCGTCGCCGGTGCGGCGCACGACCACCACCGTCTCGGCCACGTCCGGCCTGGCGTCGGCCAGGGCCTCGTCCACCACGGCCTTGAGGTTTATCAGCTTGCCGCCACGGTAGAAGCCGTCGGCCGTGACGAGCACTTTGGCCCCGGCGTCGCTCAGGCGTTCGCGCAGAAACTTGGCCGCGTAGCCGGCGAAGACGAAGACGTGGGCGGCCCCGATCTTGGCCGTGGCCAGCATGGCGATCACGGTTTCGGGGATGGGCGGCATGTACAGGCACACCCGGTCGCCGCGCCCGACGCCAAGCGCCCGAAGCGCCCCGGCCAGCCGGTTGACCTCGCGGTAAAGCTCGAAATAGGTGAATTTGCGGCAGTCCCCGGCCTCCCCCTCCCAGATGAGCGCCAGCTTGTTCTTGGTCCAGATATGGACGTGGCGGTCCAGGGCGTTGTGCACGATATTGGTGCGGGCCCCGGGGAACCAGCGGTAGGCCGGGGCCTGGGAATCGTCGAGCACGGCGTCCCATTTGCGGTGCCATTCGAGTTCGAGGGCCGCCTGCTCCCAGTAGCCCTGGTGGTCGGATGCCGCCAGCCGGTAGGCCTCGGCCAGCTCGGCCGGCTTGACGTTGGCTTCGATGACCGTGGACGGGGCCGGCCGGAACACGCGCTCTTCCGTAAGCAGTGCGTCGAGGTTCGCGGTCGTCGGCATCGGTATCCTCCTTGGCGGCAAAACGCGTTTCCCCTTACAAGCCGAGAATCTGCTTGAGCTCGCCGATGCGGCGGCGGCCGATGGGCAGTTCGATGCGCGTCTTGCCGGCGGTGCGCAGCATGAAGTTGCCGCCGGGCATGGTGGCGATCTCCGTCACCTGGTCCAGGTTGACGAGGTATTTGCGGTGCACCCGGAAAAAGCGGTGGGGTCGCAGCCGTTCCTCGAGGTTTTTGAGGCGATACGAGGTCAGAAGCTTCTTTGTGGCGGTGTGGACGAAGGAATAGTCCTCGTAGGCCTCGATGAAAAGAATCTGGGTATAGGGCATGAGGATGGTGCGGCCGTCGAAGGTGATGGGGAGTTTTTCGATGTCCACCGGCCGTTCGGAGCCCGTGTCCCAGGCCTGGCGCAGGGCCGAGAGGAAGCGGTCCTCCTCCTCGCCCTCCAGGGCGAGCTGCACGGTCTGTTCGCCTTCGGGGTCGTCGTCCAGGGCGGCCGGAGCGGCGGCGGGCCGCCATTGGGGCGGCGGGGCCTCGCGAAAGGCCGGCTTGTAGCGGGAAAGCCGCTCCAGGGTCCGGGCGATGCGCCCGGGGGAAAAGGGCCACAGCAGATAGTCGGCCGCGCCGAGTTCGAAGGCCGCGAAGGCCCGGGATTCGTCCGTGGCGATAAAGACCAGCCCGGGCTGGCGCTTGGCAGCTGTCAGCGCCTGGGCCAGCTCGAAGCCGCCCACCTCGCCCGGCAGGTCCACGCCGCAGAAAAGAAGCCCGTAGGGAATGGCCCGCAACAACTCGGACGCTTCGTAAGCGTCCACGGCCTCGCCGAGCACCCGGATGAAATCCGCTTCCGCCAGCCCCTGGCGCAGGGCCGTGCGGACTTCGGGGTCGGGGTGCACGAGCAGGGCCGCGATACGGTCCATAAGGCGTCCTTAAGGAGCGGTAAAAAGGGAGGGCAGGGCGCTGCGGCGCTCCCAGGCGGCGGCCAGCCTGCCCGCGATGTTTTCGGTGACGCGGCGGTCGAAGACGGCGTCCGCGCCGGCGGCAAAGGCGGTGGCCGCGTCGCCCTCGGCGAAGTCGCCGACCA
Proteins encoded in this window:
- a CDS encoding hybrid sensor histidine kinase/response regulator encodes the protein MPDSDKRPFVLIVDDVPANIRILAEFLRDGHDIRVATRGADALDLARRLPPDIILLDVVMPDMDGYEVCRRLKADPATAEIPIIFVTAKFAPEDEAYGLSLGAVDYIVKPASPAVVRARVKNHLELRAARETLARQNAALTEAAKLREDVDRIMRHDLKAPLTGIIGLPPLILNEGNLSDTQAMFVHLIEESGLKMLSMINQSLDLFKMERGAYVLRAESMDAAAVVRRLFAEMATFAGYKRNVLALTVVGRPDDGKMPVRLTAERLLFYTMLANCLKNALEASPEEGVVTVDLRPGDPAAITVTNQGVVPADMRGCFFTKYATSGKRDGTGLGTYSARLIAEAHGGTVRMETSDATGTTTVTIFLPQGECARGETL
- a CDS encoding LytTR family DNA-binding domain-containing protein, giving the protein MDRIAALLVHPDPEVRTALRQGLAEADFIRVLGEAVDAYEASELLRAIPYGLLFCGVDLPGEVGGFELAQALTAAKRQPGLVFIATDESRAFAAFELGAADYLLWPFSPGRIARTLERLSRYKPAFREAPPPQWRPAAAPAALDDDPEGEQTVQLALEGEEEDRFLSALRQAWDTGSERPVDIEKLPITFDGRTILMPYTQILFIEAYEDYSFVHTATKKLLTSYRLKNLEERLRPHRFFRVHRKYLVNLDQVTEIATMPGGNFMLRTAGKTRIELPIGRRRIGELKQILGL
- the acs gene encoding acetate--CoA ligase, encoding MPTTANLDALLTEERVFRPAPSTVIEANVKPAELAEAYRLAASDHQGYWEQAALELEWHRKWDAVLDDSQAPAYRWFPGARTNIVHNALDRHVHIWTKNKLALIWEGEAGDCRKFTYFELYREVNRLAGALRALGVGRGDRVCLYMPPIPETVIAMLATAKIGAAHVFVFAGYAAKFLRERLSDAGAKVLVTADGFYRGGKLINLKAVVDEALADARPDVAETVVVVRRTGDDIDMQEPRDLYYHDLLRQESPEAATEIMEAGEPLFWLPTSGATGKPKSVVHSHGGYMVGAHHTFRTVFDVKPTDIHFCTADPGWITGHTYGVYGPFLTGATVILYEGHPLYPQADRLPAIIERYGATIFYATPTLVRMLMRYGPQYPKKRDLSTLRLLGSVGEPLGPDAWMWLYKHIGRSNCPVLDTWWQTETGMAMLSPMPISLLKPGSVGKALPGVAADVVDQDGRSVPPGQGGFLVLKKPWPGMLTGLAGDEAGYADAYWNKIPGVYFAGDVARRDEDGYFWIQGRADDVLNIAGHRIGTAEVEAALTSHRFVIEAAVIGLPDKIKGEVAKAFVVPSPQWQEAYADADAFASDLRAHVRRELGPIVIVRAVALRESLPRTQSGKILRRMLREEEEAGGKLF